The genomic region CCCCTCATTCTGTCAGTtgacatttcctgtttttatttgtgactGCAGAGATGCTGTGATCTAAATGCTTTTATCCTGCCATTACAGTCTGTTCTTTATTTGTTACTTTGTACtgtttgtgatttttttaagGTCTATGAGGGAGATTTTCCTTGGTGCAAATTGAATATAGTGATCTTCCTCTGCACAGTACCTTATAAATCATTTTGTATGtttgaataataaatgtatatccAACAAGatgatggaaataaatgtttgaGCTTTTAACTTTGTATTTGTAAGTGAAGGCTGATTAATGGAACAGAAGCTATTTCTGAGTCATGAGTTTTTCTCTTGTCGAGGCTGTGTTCCACCCTCTTCATCCTGTTTGTCTCTCACAGGTGTACTACCTCAAAGGAATTTGTTATGAAGAAAGAATAATTTAATTACACAACACATTGGTGAAAAACGACCTaatttcctcccttttttcgATCTTTCTAATCATTTCTTGTTCGtgtaaaagcaaaaagaaacatCAATACTACTAAACAATGACTTGCTATTATGCCTGCAATTATTCTGAAAGAATAGGTGGCCACCTTTTTTGTGTGCAGTCACACCCAGCTGATGGAAGTAGATGGGACACTGGCGTGAAGGCTGAATGCTgtggaagtgtttttttaattcaggaTTAATTACTGACACGCAAAGCTTTGTTACTTTATTTGCTCTCTATGGATCCCTGCCTGTACATAGTTGTATAAAGAATTTCTAAAcctgttaaatatttttttacctacatttctttttttttaatttatgttcaataaaacattttaatgttcaaAAGTTGCCTTCCATTTTCCAATGTTTTTACCAATGAGTAAACATTAAATGAATGGAATTAACATATTACTTGTCATTCTTAAGTTAACATACAAATGTTCATACCTGAcacatttgtaaaatgtgtgcTATTGTTTGTCAGTCCGTTTCCCTGGAACAATAGTCTTGTGATGCCTGTTTGGGAAACGTGAATATGCATAGTGCTCTTTCTATTGCTTTGCCCTTGTCTCAATTGTTACCTGCTGCAGTTTTAGACAAGTCTCATCAGGTCTTCTATGGATTACTGATAAAGCCATTGAATGTTCCTGCAGTCCACTGCTGAGTTGAGACCAGCGACACCTGCAAACTGAACTGAATACTCTCAGCCGGTCACATCAATGGTCTGTTAGAAAAGAGGCTGTGATGCGCCAGATAACCGGACCACTCCTCCTCCGTAAGCAAGCAGCCCATCAAGTTCTAACCGACCAGTGAGATGTGTGTCGGTGTCTGTATGGTTGTGTATGGTTGCATCATGGTGTCATTTTCAGGTAATTTAATGAAGGTGAACGGCCGCGTGTAATGGCAGCTGCAGATTTGATCAACATATGTCATGCTCCCCTTCAGGTGCTGCATGAATTTTATGAACTGAAGGAGAAGCTTGTCATACAGTATAATTAATTTGATAACCTTTGTCCAAGTAAAGGGTAAAGttacttatttttaaatgagtaaaaAGGAACTTGTTACACTTCCTGAGTAACTGAAACTGTCAGGGGGCCAGGGCGTTTTATCACATGGTCTTGTTGCCTTAGGCCATATGGCTCTTTCCCAGAACATAGTTACCTTCCTGACCTTGAGAAATATGGGTTGGACAGTATGTATATAAAGAGTTAGAGGTTGCATTTTCCCTTACATTCAGAGAAGAGACACCATGAAGACCCTGGTATTTCTGGCTTTGCTTGGAGCAGCGTGTAAGAGcataatcaaattattattgtCAGATTCTGCTTTGATCAACTTTAACTTTACTCTGATGTAGATGTTACAAGACTGtatagtttgaacatgtttaaCTGCTCAAaatcttttatgtatttaatgtgcTATTCATGGCAATGGTTAAGTATTTCTAGGTTGTGTTTCATGTCCTAACCCTCGCATGCTGTTTCAGTTGCTGCAGCTGAGGATGATAAGATTGTTGGAGGTTATGAGTGTCCCAGACACTCTGTCCCCTATCAGGTGTCTCTGAACGCCGGGTATCACTTCTGCGGTGGATCCCTCATCTCCAGCCAGTGGGTGGTGTCCGCTGCTCACTGCTACAAGTCGTAAGTACAAGAAGTCAAATTGTTTTTGCATTACAATCCACTTATGTACCCCGCAAGTCCTGAAATGTCCTACTATCAAACCAAGGATCAATAGTGATTGTGCGTCAGCACATGGGTTTTATTGGTCTGAACTCTGAGCATAATTACATTAGTTGCTCAGATAGAAATGAGCCAGTTGAGGTTGTTATAGCAATGAAATGTGAAACTCTAGTGTGAGCAGATCTGCACACACGGACATTGTGGCGAATGTTCTCTTTCACCACATATCTGCTTTGTAAGGACACCACTGAGTCAGGCCCTTCACTTTATGACTCGTAAAGATGATTATTAAAGTATTCATGAATCCTTTTTAACATCTAAACCTTCATACCTCCTCCAGTCGTATCCAGGTTCGCCTCGGTGAACACAACATCGCTGTGAATGAGGGCACGGAGCAGTGGATTGACGCCACCAAGATGATCAAGCACCCGCAGTACAACAGCTACAATCTAGACAACGACATCATGCTGATCAAACTGAGCCGCCCTGCCGCCCTCAACAGCAACGTCAACACCGTATCCCTGCCCTCCCGCTGCACCCAGGCCGACGAGAACTGCCTGGTGTCCGGGTGGGGCAACACCGCCACCAACGGAAGTGAGTTGAGTCTGGAAGctgggagagaagagaggtcATGTGTGTGGTCTCAAATGATAATGTGGGATGACTTGTACAGCATTAAGTTAGAGTGGGTACTAGGAGGCTATATGGAGTTGTAGTTATTCTTCTGGAAATACTAAATAGCTGGAGTACCCCTTTAAAAAGATTCCAGCTTTTCTGAGTTAATCATACATCTCACACTGTTAACTGAGGCTCATTTTACTGATGGTTTTGCAATAATGCACTGTGACATGCATCTCTAGgtctcaatatatatatagactatagtaacaaatacaatatgacATATTAACATTGCTTCTTTTGTTCGTCTACTGGTTCCAAAcctaaatgtaataattaaaaaaatgatatgatTTAGAGGAAAGCAGAAAATCTCGACATTAAGGAAGTGGCAACCACCAAACGCTTACCAAATCATTTAGTCAACTCATCACGACATTACTCATTCTGTACCACATTCTCTTCATGTAATGTGGAGTACATGTAGTATTTACACAATGGTTGGCACAGTAACGGAGACCTGCCTTCCCGCTCCACAGACAACTTCCCTGACAGGCTGCAGTGTCTGAGGCAGCCCATCATCGATGACAGGATCTGCAGGAACGCCTATTCCAACCTCTTCACCGAGAACATGCTTTGCTCAGGGTTCATGCACGGAGGTGCCAGCAGCTGCCAGGTGAGTTGGACTAAGCCACAGTGAACAGTGACAAGCACCAGTCTGTGAGGATACTAGAGTCCACACTATAGCACTTATCAACGCTGTTGGCACCGTTAGCTGTGAGCCGCtgccatgttgagaggtgatggaggtgctCTCGTGTTGGTCGTTGAGCATCTTTAAATAGTAGTGCTCTATGAAATAGTAGAGGATTTGATTTCTGTGATACACATACAGCAAATATCTGTCAACATAGTGGTGTCATCATCACGCTATGATGTTATTAGTACATATTTTCACTCTTGTGACCATACCCAAAGATGAAACGGGGATGAACAACCAGAGAGAACAGCCAAACGCTGGCGTTACCCTTTAATACAAAGTGCGACTGTTATCGGTTTGATCTTGATTTACAGCGCTCACCATGACAACGGAACATATACCATTGATTTACTATGACCACTTCCAGTGACCCCGGTGAaacttcttctgtttgtgttgcagggagactctggtggtcctctggtGTGTAATGGTCAGCTGCAGGGAGTTGTGTCCTGGGGTTACGACTGCGCCATGAAGGGACACCCCAGCGTCTACGCCCGTGTGTGCCGCTACAACAGCTGGATCAGCACCACCATGAGAAACAACTGAAGGCTCTCCCTCACCGCAACCAGTGTTCATCCTCAGTTTATTTGAAACACCCTCTGTATTACTTGTTGATTCATATACATCTCAGGAATAGCATGCTTAGGCATAATATTCTGAAGAATtagataaattaataaaaatctGCATCCACTgaattttctttgtttttctgcattGAGTTTCACAGTTTTGTGTCAAAAAATAACACGCAATTGCGtggtcattttgtatttttcactgGTTCTGTATAAATTCTGCGCTGACACAAGGCCCCTGCTGTCTTGAAATTCAcaatgaataaatgaacaaaagatAAACCTTACACATTTGCAAAACATTCAGGTTTGATATTTTATGTATACTTACTGtactatagacacacacatctctATGAAATACCTTTCGTACTTGGTTACCGTGGGCACACCGAGTGATATGGGAGACAAGCAAAAATGAGTAAATAAGCAATAAGGAATAAAAGCATTTCACTTGTTTGGATTCTTGGCATGCATTCCTCAGATGGCGCTTTGTAAACTTCCCTGTTACTTGTTTGCTGAGGCAGCCTAAAACATACaaaggaaaagacagagagagcagagggtaATGCCATGCAGCCATATCAAACAGGATAGcatgtgcaaataaaaaactaattagcgatgacataataataataaatacatatttgtatagCACCTTTCATACAAGAAATGCAgaacaaagtgctttacaataaaGGAAGAGAGACAAGAATAAAAACAGGAATGGAATGCCAAAATTAATGGAAAATaaggtgaaaaataaaacccactCAATAATATTAAAGACAATATCCATATTTGCAGCAGGGACAGCAATAAACACCGCAGCACCATCAAAGGGTCTCCATTCTCTTCTACATCCGGGGTGGAGGTATGAATTTTTAAGACGGACCCTCACAAATGACATTAAATGACGCAGAACACAAGACAGAGCCATTACTGTGCCATACATCAACATGTCTTGGTAACCTGTTGGCCGATCACAACACCTTGTGTTTAACTCTTTGGAAGCTGCAGTTCACGCTGGctcatacatatatttgtacTGCAGCCAATGAAACTTCAACAACCCACCTGACCAGCTACCCTGTCCAGAGCTCTCTGGCTGAGAGGCAAGTCTCTGGGCTCCATCCTCTGCATATACATGTTGAGAAACAGCACTCATTCAAATCACCACAACGTTGTGTTAATTACAGCCTGTACGTCTAAGTAGATAACATACGTAACGGCAGAAAGAGTTGTGCTCATAATGTATATTGGATCAGTTCTAAAAAGAATTAGATAGGACatacacatattacacaagtgTGTTCTGTATAATCATAAAATCATCAGATGGGGTTTCTTGGAACCAtgttttaaaaagatatatatgaGGTATTTGACACATACTGATATAGTGcatgcaattattattattatagacaGGAAATGCTGTAACACGTTTCATTTTACTTGGCTAAGGATGTAACTTATTAATAATATCAGCTAATCCTAACATTAGAGAAGCTAGAATCTACAGATTTTTAGCCTTTATATTTGGTAAACGAATAATTAATCTATTAATTGTTTCTGCTGTGGCAGATTAATTGATGCACAGGAAACACTTGCAGTGTAACCGACCTGCTCTGGTGTCAAAACCAGTTGTTATCGTAGGGAGCCAGCTCCTTGTGCCTGGCAAGCTTCACGGTGCCAACCCATTCTGGGACCTTTAGTTTGCCAGACCTGAAGAATCAATTATCAGTTGATGTGATGAGTCAACTGACTTGACAGTTTTCTAAAAACCACATAAGGTGTCAGGAAATGGGATTCATTTAACACATAGGCAGTTGTGTTGCAGAGGAGTGCCAGCTGGGCTTCATAGCTGTCGCCGCGCTGTTTGTTGCGATTAGCGTTACTGTTGGCACTAAATATCTTGTTTCactctgaatatgaatatgaacaaATGTTGTTCATGTCAGACAATAATTATACACAGGAATTTGTGAAGGTTTGTCCGAGAGGGACAAACTGTGGCTTTGGTGAGGCTAGCTCGTGTTCTGCGTCTTATACTTGGTGCAACAACTTCTGGTTcaagtgccttaaacctgcattctttctgaTGGCCAGCAGGGCTGCAAACAGAATCGGGGCCTGGCAGGCCTCGCTCTTTCCCACCGCTGCCATCTCAtctaaatatggtcacttctgtcaATCTTCAAAAGCTTCAAAATGGTAGTATACGACCTATGGTTGACGTCACAGTAACTATGTCCATTTCTTATAGAGTGCGCCAGGGATAAAGTAGTTGTGTAAGCCAAACTGGAAGTTACATCGCCCTCTACATAAAAAACAATGGGATTTTTCAATTGGCTTTCAGATTATTGCAAAAAATAATTGCAGTCTCATTTAGCCATTTGTTAGCAACCATCTTTTTTGGGACATGTAAAAGCTTCAAATTCTTTTAAGAAGTATCTGCTGATGTTTTCTATGTCTATGTCAAAAAATATCAATCTACGCATAGGCCTTAGTTGTTGTTTTAGGAGGGTGAGATTGATTGATTCATCCTCACAGGGAAATGTGTCATAACAGCAGAA from Cyclopterus lumpus isolate fCycLum1 chromosome 11, fCycLum1.pri, whole genome shotgun sequence harbors:
- the LOC117738730 gene encoding trypsin-like isoform X1, giving the protein MKTLVFLALLGAAFAAAEDDKIVGGYECPRHSVPYQVSLNAGYHFCGGSLISSQWVVSAAHCYKSRIQVRLGEHNIAVNEGTEQWIDATKMIKHPQYNSYNLDNDIMLIKLSRPAALNSNVNTVSLPSRCTQADENCLVSGWGNTATNGNNFPDRLQCLRQPIIDDRICRNAYSNLFTENMLCSGFMHGGASSCQGDSGGPLVCNGQLQGVVSWGYDCAMKGHPSVYARVCRYNSWISTTMRNN
- the LOC117738730 gene encoding trypsin-like isoform X2, with the translated sequence MKTLVFLALLGAAFAAAEDDKIVGGYECPRHSVPYQVSLNAGYHFCGGSLISSQWVVSAAHCYKSRIQVRLGEHNIAVNEGTEQWIDATKMIKHPQYNSYNLDNDIMLIKLSRPAALNSNVNTVSLPSRCTQADENCLVSGWGNTATNGSELNNFPDRLQCLRQPIIDDRICRNAYSNLFTENMLCSGFMHGGASSCQGDSGGPLVCNGQLQGVVSWGYDCAMKGHPSVYARVCRYNSWISTTMRNN